The Mesorhizobium sp. M3A.F.Ca.ET.080.04.2.1 genome contains the following window.
ATTCATCGCGCCCCTGCCGAAGGGCTATGGGACATTGGTCGGCGAAAGGGGTTTGAAGCTCTCCGGCGGCGAGCGCCAGCGCGTGGCGATCGCGCGCGCCTTCCTCGCGAACGCGCCGATCCTTATTCTGGACGAGGCCACATCGAGCCTCGATTCGGAATCCGAGGTGCTCATTCAACAAGCGGTGGATCGGTTGATGGTGGGCCGAACCACACTCGTCATCGCACACCGGCTGTCGACGGTCCGCTCGCTCGATCGGCTGCTCGTCTTCGACCGTGGCCGCATCATGGAGGACGGCGATCATGCCGCCCTGATCAATCTCGATGGTGGCATTTACCGCCGCCTCTTCGAACGGCAGGCGTTGGAACTCGCGAAGGGCCTGGCCTGATCGCTAAACCGGCTTGCGCGATGCGCCGAGCCGTTGCCGGAGAGGGGTGTGGCAGTGACCAGCGGCGGGCGTTAGGCGGCAAAACCAGCACGGCAGGAACTGTCCGCCAAACGGGCGAGCGGGAATGCACCACGTCTAAGCTTCGGCGAATGCGCGCAGTTACACGCGGGCACCGAATTGTCGCGCCTAACGGCGCACGCACCAAAAGGGCGGGAATGTCGACGGCCCGGGAAGAGTGCGGCCCTCGCCGTTACCCACATTTCGCCAAAGGAAGCGAAGTCAACGCACATTGAGAGGGCGGTGCTTCCCGGCCGGCTGGGATCCCTGTCGCTGGCCCAACCTACCGCACGCCGGCCACGTCAACGGTTCAAAGTCCCTTCGGTTCGCAAAGTCGTCCCCTTGGAGACCCGGAAGCGCAGGAGCTCCGACCGCAGTCTTCGCTCAACTCTGGCCATCTGCTCCGGGATTGGATTCCGTTCCCTTGCTAGCACAGTGGCAGCTGAGCACGAACTCGCCGGCCCCGTGTCTTTCGATTACGGCCAACGGGCTTAGGAAGAGATTGGATTCGCCGGCCCTCTGCGGAGCGAATGAACAGTTCTACAGATCATCGACGTCCGCGAAAAAGAGCACGCAGCCGAAGTAGCCGGCCTGAAGCAGCAGCGAACAGGCCAGCGTCGTGACGACTGCCACACGGAGCGAATCCAAAGCGAAGTAAACCATCGACGCATTGCTGCACAGGACCAGCCCCACGAGCCGACAAAAAGATGAAGTGCAACGCCGTTCTCCTGGTTTTCGCCAGATCATGTTGCGAGCTCGTCGGCCGCAACATGCGTCTGGCAGTTCTTGGGGCAGACGCGGCCGCAGGCTCCGCAGCCGATGCAGCGGCCGGCATCATCGACAACCATGATCATGCGATTGAGCTTGCCGTCGAAATCGTCGTCCTCGTCATCGCAGGGGCCGAGGATTTCACCCGCATCATCAACGCCGTGAAGATGCATGACATCGCGCGAGCAGACCTTGAAACAACGGCAGCAGCCGATGCAGGTCTTGCTATCGATGGAGGTCAGGTACGACGGCATCCAAATGGAGCCGTCACGGGTGGTGAATGTGCGCATCATCCTAAATTCTTCATTGAAGCGAGTTCTCTCTTGGCAACATCCAACTCGGCATAAACGGCTTGGGTTTTCTCGGCGACTTCCTGTATGTCGGCCCACTTGCCCGGCAGACCCTCGACAAGGTCCTGCAATGCCATCTTGGCAATAGCTGCACGCAACTGGAGCTTTCGGACTTTCTTCCTCATCTTATCTAGGTCTGACATAGATCCTTCCTGGAACAATGGTTTTGTTGATGCGCTCCATCTCGGGCTAGGCTTCAATGGCTGCAGTCGCATCGTCGACCAGTTTCGTACCGGCCTCAGCAAGTTTGCGGAAAGTCTCGAAGCCGAACCGGTGGACGTCTCGACAGAACGCCCAACCGCTGGAAGCCCGCAGGGGCTTCATTCCAATTATTGGCGACGTCGACACGCCGGAGCGCTCCTCGATCGCAAGCGCTACGGCGGTGTAAAACATGTCGAGCCTCCACAGCGCGTCAGGATCGGGATCGCCGCCAAAGGGTACCGCACGTTGCTGTTGCTTGGTGATGATGAACTCGGCCAGCAGCTCGGCATCCGAATGGCCTTCCCATAAGCCGAAGGAATCCTGAGTACGAATGAGCCGCAGGAGGCATTTGACGAACGGGGAAGCAAGGGCCTCGTCGTCATTGTTGACAGCAGGGCCAACCGGAGGAATTTCGTTGTTCGTCATTTCAGTCTTCGTCTTCGAGGTACGATTTCCTTTTCCTGCGATGCCCACTCCGGGTCCGCTTGCGTGGCCGACGAATGGCTTGGGCGGGCCAACCCCAAGAGTGCCCCGTGGCCGACCTCGACATGTCCACGAGTGCGAGACCTGCGGCGCGAATTCGCGGCGCACATCGTCTGCGCCGCGATCCGACCGGTGGTCAACGCAATTGAAATCCAACCTTCCGCAAGCCGCCGCCTGCTGCATCGACATACTTGCTGCGAAGAGAGCTTCGATGGGCGGATTGGCCAGTGTTCAATTCCAATTGTCAGTCCCTTCGCGATTCTTGCTCAGGAAGTGACTGCGTTTTGAGTTTCGGGTGCCTTCTTTTGCGGAGCCACACAAAGATCCGCGTGACAGGCAGGCTCACCCGTGTAGTTGGCCAGTGCTTCGAGCAATGGGGTAAGATAGTACTGTTTGGTGTGGTCCGGAATTGGCCCCAGCCGGTCCACCGATTTCAGTGCCACCTCGATCAACTCGATTGCGCGATCTTTGTTGCCGCTCTCGTAATAATACTGAGCTACCGGGAGGTACCGGAGGTATTTAAACGGGCCATCGCCGTTCGGGGGATTGAGTGCCAGTATCTGTTCCGAGAGCTCGTTGCCCATCGCAAAGCGCTCCGCGCGCGGAAGATGGGAATTGTCCATCGTGGGATCGAAGAGTTGGTTGAGGGCCAAGGCCATCCACGACACCGCGTCGGACGTTTTGTCGATCGCGTCCTCGACCAATTCTCGCATGACCGGCATGCCGGTCTTGATGTCGCGCAGCTTGTGAAGCAGAAGATCCGCATGAATCTGCCGGAACTCACAAGAGTCTGGCATCAAGGCGAGGCCTTCTTCGATGGCCAAGAGCGCCGCCGTCCAATCCTCGGCCTGCATCGCCGGCTCAAGTTTGGCGTATATCGGCCCGGTAAGCGACATTTCGCGCGCTGCAAGTTGGTTATGCGCGATGCGCTTTGCATCGGCGGCTTTCGCTTCATAGCTGCTGCGCCAGCTGCCGTTAAGGACTTTCGGCAAAACGTCATCGAGTTCCGCCGGGTGGCCGATAAAAGCGATGTGGCCGTCGCGGTCGACCACGAACGAGGTGGGAATCCCAATCGAAGAGCTGGGATCCAGCCAGAGCTTGTTCATTTCGCCAATGTAATCGAACCCGATACGATAATTCAGATTCGGGAACTTCTCGGTCAGCCAGGCATCCACGTTGGTCCGCGCCTCGTCTGCGGTAGGACCCTGTTCGCAGGCGGCAACTCCGACCGCCTCAAATCCGCTGCCTTCATATTTCTCCTGCAGTTCGATCAAATCGGGCATGGCGTCGACACATGGTCCGCACCAAGTCGCCCAAAACTCAACGAGGTAGACCTTGCCGGGCCGAAAGTTCGTGAGGGGCTCGCCACGCAGCCAGTTCTCCACTTTGATCGCAGGAGCCGGGGACCCCATACGCAGTTCCATCTTGGTGTCCAAAGTCATTCCACACCTTTCGTCTCTTTTGTCGCGGAATATTTTCCAGTCAAAATCGGACACGGTCTCGAGGGCATCGCTCCCTCTGGCTTGCTTCAGCGAAGCTCTCACCGTGTTGCCGCACATCAAGCTGCAACGGAGGTGCCAATTCCCTCAGCTCCGGTAAGCGGCGGGAAATGCTTTGAAATTCTCCACGAGGCCAAATGCGGCCGATTGTCGTGAACCCGACATGTCTTCTGCCGCTGTCGGGTTTCGCCCTATCACTCTTGAGAGCTTGGACGGCTCGCCTGTGATTAGACTGGCCTCGGTCCTCGAGCAGTGGCAGTTTGGCGCCAGTTCGAAAGCGCGAACTCGCCGGCTTGGTCCTCGTGCCGCCACCGCCGCGTGTGGATTCTTGCCCCGGAGTCAAAATTCGCCTCGCGGTTGCCAACGGCGGCATGCGCTCAATGCGCGTGGCGTTGAGCCCCGACAGCACGTAATGGTACCAATTAGTGGATGCCCGTCGCTGCCTCCACTTCTCCAGCCAAGCGCTCGAACGACGCTACCTACCCACGTTCGAGCGCGACCGCGGAATCGCAGACTGCCGAACGTCAGCCGTTGCGAAAGGTGTAGCCGTACCCGTTGATCGCCGGCGCGCCGCCTAGATGTGCGTAGAGGACCCTCGATCCCTGTGGAAAGAAGCCCCTCTGGACGAGGTCGATCATCCCTTGCATCGATTTGCCCTCGTAAACGGGGTCCGTAATCATGCCCTCGAGCCGCGCGCACAAACGGATTGCCTCTTTGGTTTCCTCCGATGGAACGCCATAACCCGGGTACGCGTAGTCCATGAACAACACCACGTCTGCCTCGACAATTTCCGCTCCGAGGTGGACGAGCTTCGCTGTATTTTGGGCGATGCCAAGCACCTGCGCCTTGGTCTTGGCGGGCATGGCGGAGGCATCGATACCGATCACGTTGCGCTGTCGACCATCCTTGGCGAACCCGACGAGCATGCCGCCGTGGGTTGAACCAGTCACCGTACAGACGACGATATAGTCGAAGGCAAACCCAAGCTGCTCTTCCTGGGCACGCACCTCCTCAGCGAACCCCACATAGCCCAGGCCGCCGTATTTGTGGACAGAGGCGCCGGCAGGTATCGCATATGGCCTGCCGCCCCTTGCCTTGACTTCATAAAGTGCCTTTTCCCAGCTGCGGCGGATGCCGATGTCAAAGCCCTCGTCAACCAGGCGCACCTCTGCCCCCATGATGCGGCTCAAGAGAATATTGCCGACCCGGTCGTAGACAGCATCATCATGTGGGACCCAGCTCTCCTGGACCAGGAGGCATTTCATGCCGATCTTGGCGGCGACCGCAGCGACCATGCGCGTATGGTTGGACTGCACGCCACCGATTGTGACGAGCGTATCGGCATCTGACGCGATCGCGTCAGGCACAATGTATTCGAGCTTGCGCAGCTTGTTTCCGCCGAACGCGAGACCGGAGTTGCAGTCCTCGCGTTTGACGTAGATTTCCACCTTGTCGCCCAGATGCTTGCCGAGGCGGTCGAGCCTCTCGATCGGCGTGGGTCCAAAGGTGAGCGGATAACGTTCGAATTTTTCCAGCATGCTATCTCCAGCAAAAAAGTACCTGAACCTGCTACGCACCGGTCAGCCCAGGGGTATGGTCGCGTGTTAGCCGAACACAGATTCCCTATACGATCAGCTCAGTCATCAGAGGGTGACCAAAATTGGTGTGGGTCTGAGCACTGATCCTGTCATCCGCGCATCAAAGCAGCAGCACATGCTGGGCATTCGACCAAGCCGGGACACAGCTGAAAATTGCATTCCGCAGTTGATCAGAGTCAGACGACTGGTACCCGAGCTTTCCTGTAACCATCGGCATGCTGGCCCCTGTGGCGAGTTCCACGAGCGCGGCTAGAGGACTGCCAGATCAGAAAGAGCACGCGGCCGAAGTAGCCGGCCTGAAGCAGCAGCGAACAGGCCAGCGTCGTGACGACTGCCACACGGAGCGAATCCAAAGCGAAGTAAACCATCGACGCATTGCTGCACAGGACCAGCCCCACGAGCCGACAAAAAGATGAAGTGCACGCCGCTCCCCTGGTTTTCGCCAGATCATGTTGCGAGCTCGTCGGCCGCAACATGCGTCTGGCAGTTCTTGGGGCAGACGCGGCCGCAGGCTCCGCAGCCTATGCAGCGGCCGGCATCATCGACAACCATGATCATGCGATTGAGCTTGCCGTCGAAATCGTCGTCCTCGTCATCGCAGGGGCGAGGATTTCACCCGAATCATCAACGCCGTGAAGATGCATGACATCGCGCGAGCAGACCTTGAAACAACGGCAGCAGCCGATGCAGATTTGCTATCGATGGAGGTCAGGTACGGCGGCATCCAAATGGAGCCGTCACGGGTGGTGAATGTGCGCATCATCCTAAATTCTTCATTGAAGCGAGTTCTCTCTTGGCAACATCCAACTCGGCATAAACGGCTTGGGTTTTCTCGGCGACTTCCTGTATGTCGGCCCACTTGCCCGGCAGACCCTCGACGAGGTCCTGCAATGCCATCTTGGCAATAGCTGCACGCAACTGGAGCTTTCAGACTTTTTTCCTCATCCTATCTAGGTCTGACATAGATCCTTCCTGGAACAATGGTTTCTTGATGCGCTCCATCTCGGGCTAGGCTTCAATGGCTGCAGTCGCATCGTCGACCAGTTTCGTACCGGCCTCAGCAAGTTTGCGGAAAGTCTCGAAGCCGAACCGGTGGACGTCTCGACAGAACGCCCAACCGCCGGAAGCCCCCACGGGTTTCATTTCTATTGTCGGCGACGTCGACACGCCGGAGCGCTCCTCGATCGCAAGCGCTACGGCGGTGTAAAACATGTCGAGCCTCCACAGCGCGTCAGGATCGGGATCGCCGCCAAAGGGTACCGCACGTTGCTGTTGCTTGGTGATGATGAACTCGGCCAGCAGCTCGGCATCCGAATGGCCTTCCCATAAGCCGAAGGAATCCTGAGTACGAATGAGCCGCAGGAGGCATTTGACGAACGGGGAAGCAAGGGCCTCGTCGTCCTTGTGGACAGCAGGGCCAACCGGTTCATGAGGAATCTCGCTTTTCCCCAATTTCAGTACTCCTCTTGAAGGACGATCTCTTTTTCTGCGATGTGTGGTTCGGGCGCTTGCGTGGGCGGGGAATGGCTTGGGCGAGCCGATCCCACGCAACAGTGTCCCGTGGCCGACCTCGAGCACGTCCACCAATGCGAGACCTTTCACCGCGGCGCGAACGCCTGCGCCGCGGTTCGACCCGAGGTAAACGCAATGGAAATTCCACCTGCCGCAAGCCGCGCACTTTTGCGGCATCGACGTTATTGCTGCGAAGTGCGCCTGGGCGGGCGGATTTGCCGGTGTTCAATTCCAATTGTCATGCCCTTCGCGATCCTTGCTCAGGAAGTGACAGCGTTTTGAGTTTCGGAAGTCTTGTTTTGCGGAGCCACACAGAGACCCGCGTGACAGGCAGGCTCACCCGTGTAGTTGGCCAGGGCTTGGAGCAACGAGGTGAGGTAGCGCTGTTTGGTTTGGTCCGGCACTGGCTCCGAATGGTCCAGCGATTTGATTGCCACCTCGATCAACTCGATCGCCCGGTCCTTGTTGCCGCTCTCGTAATAATACTGAGCGACCGGAAAGTAACACCCGAATTTAAAGTCTCCATCGCCTTGCGGAGGATTAAGTTCCAGGATCTGTTCGGAGAGCTCCTTGCCCATCGCAAAGCGATCATCATGCGGAAGATGGGAGTTGTCGATCGTGGGATGGAAGAGTTGGTTCAGCGCCATCACCACCCAAGACATCGCTTCGAACTTTTTGTTGATCGCGTCCTCGACCAATTCGCGCATAAGCGGCAAGCCGGTTTTGATGTCGCGCAGCTTGTGAAGCAGAATATCCGCATGAACCCGCCGAAAATCAAAAGAGTCTGGCATCACGGCGAGGCCTTCTTCGATGGCCAATAGTGCCGCTGCCCAATCCTCGTCCTGCATCGCCGGCCCAAGTTTGGCGTATATCGGCTGACTCAGCGACGATTCGCGCACACGCGAGATTCGCTTTGCATCGACGGCTTTCGCTTCATAGCTGCTGCGCCAGCTGCCGTTAAGGACTTTCGGCAAAACGTCATCGAGAGGTGCCGGGTGGCCGATATAAGCGATGTGGCCGTCGCGGTCGACCACGAACGAGGTGGGAATCCCGAACGAAGAGCTGGGTTCCAGCCAGAGCTTTTTCATTTCGCCAGTGCAATCGAACGCTGTCCGATAATTCAGATTCGGGAACTTCTCGGTCAGCCAGGCATCCACGTTGGTCCGCGCTTCGTCCGCGGTTGCAGCCTTTTCGCAAGCTGCGACTCCGATAATCTCAAATCCGCTGTCTTTATATTTCTCCTGCAGTTCGATCAAATGGGGCATGGCGTGGACACATGGTCGGCACCAAGTCGCCCAAAATTCAACGAGGTAGACCTTGCCGGGCCGAAGGCTCGTGAGGGGCTCGCCACGCAGCCAGTTCTCCACTTTCAGCGCAGGAGCCGGGGACCCCATACGCAGTTCCATCTTGGTGTCCAAAGTCATTCCACACCTTTCGTCTCTTTTGTCGCGGAATATTTTCCAGTCAAAATCGGACACGGTCTCGAGGGCATTGCTCCCTCTCGCTTGCTTCAGCGGAGCTCTCACCGTGTTGCCGCACATCAAGCACGGCAAAGGGCATGCCAACCCTTCTTAGCTTCGGCAAGCGCCGGTACCGCCTTGAATAAGCGAGCCCTAACACGGCCAGCTGACGTTAACCTGAATGTCGGCTTTCGACGGCTCACCTTAGCGGCTGCCGTTTAGGAAGGTGAGAGTTTGGCTGGCCCGCTGGCGATAAGACCGGCTTCGGCGTCCTGGAGTAGTCGCACTTCGGCGATGGGGTCGAAAGTGCGGGAGAGGCTCGGTACCCTTGCAGCCACCGCCGCATGTGGCCCGGCGTCATAATTCGCGTCGCGGTTGCCAACGGCGGCGTTGGGCTCGATCCACGTGGCGTTGAGCCCGACAGCACGTAAAGCTGCATCGTGATTGAATGCCCTTTGCTGTTTCACGCCAAGCAGGAGTCGCGCGACGCTACCTGATCGTGCCCACTGGAGTGGTGTAGCTGACGGCATTGGTCGCCGTGCTCTCCGGCATGGGCCGGAATTGATCAGCGCGCCACTGCCGGCAGGCTGATGAGCGGATCATCGCTCATTTGGCTGATGGTCTCAAGAGTCATGTAGCGCGCCCGCTGCACGGCCCATTCATCATTCTGTTCAAGCAGCAACGCGCCGACGAGACGGACAATGGCATCGTCATTGGGGAAGATGCCGACGACCTCGGTGCGCCGCTTGATCTCGCCGTTGAGACGCTCGATCGGATTCGTCGAGTGGAGCTTGGTGCGATGTTCCTTGGGGAAGGTCATGTAGGCCAGCACGTCGGGCTCGGCCTCGTCCATGATTGTCGCCAGCTTCGGCACCTTCGGCCGGATCTGGTCGGCGACGGCACGCCATTGGGCGCTGGCAGCCTCGGGCGTCTCCTGGGCGAAGGCGGTCGCGATGAAGGCCGAGACGACCCTGCG
Protein-coding sequences here:
- a CDS encoding exopolysaccharide production repressor protein, with the translated sequence MIWRKPGERRCTSSFCRLVGLVLCSNASMVYFALDSLRVAVVTTLACSLLLQAGYFGCVLFFADVDDL
- the fdxB gene encoding ferredoxin III, nif-specific, with protein sequence MMRTFTTRDGSIWMPSYLTSIDSKTCIGCCRCFKVCSRDVMHLHGVDDAGEILGPCDDEDDDFDGKLNRMIMVVDDAGRCIGCGACGRVCPKNCQTHVAADELAT
- a CDS encoding CCE_0567 family metalloprotein codes for the protein MSDLDKMRKKVRKLQLRAAIAKMALQDLVEGLPGKWADIQEVAEKTQAVYAELDVAKRELASMKNLG
- a CDS encoding DUF269 domain-containing protein, coding for MTNNEIPPVGPAVNNDDEALASPFVKCLLRLIRTQDSFGLWEGHSDAELLAEFIITKQQQRAVPFGGDPDPDALWRLDMFYTAVALAIEERSGVSTSPIIGMKPLRASSGWAFCRDVHRFGFETFRKLAEAGTKLVDDATAAIEA
- a CDS encoding TlpA disulfide reductase family protein translates to MELRMGSPAPAIKVENWLRGEPLTNFRPGKVYLVEFWATWCGPCVDAMPDLIELQEKYEGSGFEAVGVAACEQGPTADEARTNVDAWLTEKFPNLNYRIGFDYIGEMNKLWLDPSSSIGIPTSFVVDRDGHIAFIGHPAELDDVLPKVLNGSWRSSYEAKAADAKRIAHNQLAAREMSLTGPIYAKLEPAMQAEDWTAALLAIEEGLALMPDSCEFRQIHADLLLHKLRDIKTGMPVMRELVEDAIDKTSDAVSWMALALNQLFDPTMDNSHLPRAERFAMGNELSEQILALNPPNGDGPFKYLRYLPVAQYYYESGNKDRAIELIEVALKSVDRLGPIPDHTKQYYLTPLLEALANYTGEPACHADLCVAPQKKAPETQNAVTS
- a CDS encoding 1-aminocyclopropane-1-carboxylate deaminase → MLEKFERYPLTFGPTPIERLDRLGKHLGDKVEIYVKREDCNSGLAFGGNKLRKLEYIVPDAIASDADTLVTIGGVQSNHTRMVAAVAAKIGMKCLLVQESWVPHDDAVYDRVGNILLSRIMGAEVRLVDEGFDIGIRRSWEKALYEVKARGGRPYAIPAGASVHKYGGLGYVGFAEEVRAQEEQLGFAFDYIVVCTVTGSTHGGMLVGFAKDGRQRNVIGIDASAMPAKTKAQVLGIAQNTAKLVHLGAEIVEADVVLFMDYAYPGYGVPSEETKEAIRLCARLEGMITDPVYEGKSMQGMIDLVQRGFFPQGSRVLYAHLGGAPAINGYGYTFRNG
- a CDS encoding exopolysaccharide production repressor protein produces the protein MLRPTSSQHDLAKTRGAACTSSFCRLVGLVLCSNASMVYFALDSLRVAVVTTLACSLLLQAGYFGRVLFLIWQSSSRARGTRHRGQHADGYRKARVPVV
- a CDS encoding CCE_0567 family metalloprotein translates to MRAAIAKMALQDLVEGLPGKWADIQEVAEKTQAVYAELDVAKRELASMKNLG
- a CDS encoding DUF269 domain-containing protein; protein product: MGKSEIPHEPVGPAVHKDDEALASPFVKCLLRLIRTQDSFGLWEGHSDAELLAEFIITKQQQRAVPFGGDPDPDALWRLDMFYTAVALAIEERSGVSTSPTIEMKPVGASGGWAFCRDVHRFGFETFRKLAEAGTKLVDDATAAIEA
- a CDS encoding TlpA disulfide reductase family protein gives rise to the protein MTLDTKMELRMGSPAPALKVENWLRGEPLTSLRPGKVYLVEFWATWCRPCVHAMPHLIELQEKYKDSGFEIIGVAACEKAATADEARTNVDAWLTEKFPNLNYRTAFDCTGEMKKLWLEPSSSFGIPTSFVVDRDGHIAYIGHPAPLDDVLPKVLNGSWRSSYEAKAVDAKRISRVRESSLSQPIYAKLGPAMQDEDWAAALLAIEEGLAVMPDSFDFRRVHADILLHKLRDIKTGLPLMRELVEDAINKKFEAMSWVVMALNQLFHPTIDNSHLPHDDRFAMGKELSEQILELNPPQGDGDFKFGCYFPVAQYYYESGNKDRAIELIEVAIKSLDHSEPVPDQTKQRYLTSLLQALANYTGEPACHAGLCVAPQNKTSETQNAVTS